The Alphaproteobacteria bacterium CG11_big_fil_rev_8_21_14_0_20_39_49 region ACGGGGTCTGGGAGTAAGCTAAAATAGGGTGACAGGAAACGAAAAAAGGAGTTAAGAATGTACTATGTCTATATACTAGCAAAAGCTAAGAATAGTACATTTTATACAGGCGTAACAAATGATTTAAAAAGAAGGGTTTATGAGCATAAAGAAGGAATAATTGTAGGTTTTACTAAAAAATACGCTATTAAAATGTTGGTTTATTACGAATACTTTGACGATATTAATGAAGCTATAAAAAGAGAAAAGCTTATAAAGAAATGGCGAAGGCAAATAAAAATGCAAGCGATAGAGAAAATGAATCCTAATTGGAATGATTTGTATAATGAGCTTTAATAAAAGTGTTGGATTGTTGTGTTTTTTGTCACCCCGTTTTTATAACGGGGTCCGGAAGAAGCTAGCAACACCGTGCCGGACCCCGTCATGCGACGGGGTGACAGGAGAGGGGAGAAATGAGAAATGAACTTCAACCAACGTTGCTATGATTTATTGAAAAAAGTTCCGGCAGGTAAGGTTACAACCTATAAGGCGATAGCTAATGCTCTTGGCACTAAGGCATATAGAGCTGTCGGTAATGCGATGAATAAAAATGAAAATGCTCCTGTTATACCATGTCATAGGGTAGTAGGGGTTGACGGAAGTTTGACGGGTTATGCTTTCGGTCTGGATAAAAAAATACAGATATTAAAATCCGAAGGTGTGGAAGTAAAAAATAACAAAGTTGTGAATTTAAAAGACAAGTTGATTGAGGAGTTTTAAATGCCTATAGAAATTACAATGCCTGCTTTATCACCTACGATGGAGCATGGGAATCTGGCAAAATGGGTGGTAAAAGAAGGTGATAAGGTGGAGCCGGGGCAGGTTATTGCCGAAATTGAAACCGATAAGGCTACTATGGAAGTGGAAGCTGTTGATGAAGGGGTATTAGGCAAAATACTTATAAAAGAAGGCTCTCAGGACGTTGCGGTTAATGAAGTAATTGCACTTTTACTTGAAGAAGGTGAGGATAAGAAGGCTCTGGATAGCTATAAGACTAAGAAAGCCGAGGTAAAAGAAGAGCCTGAAGAAGAGTATGATAATGATAACGAAACGAGCGACGCTCCTAAAAAGCCGACCAAACAGCCGCAAGGCGGCGGTGGGGCAGGTTTAACACCTCCTCCTGTTTTTGTGCCGTCATCTTCGCAGGAATCTGTTGCAAAAAGTTCGGATTTTAAGGCAAGCCCTATCGCAAAACGAATAGCTGCAGATGCAGGGATAAATATTAAATCCCTTACGGGAACAGGACCAAAGGGAAGGGTGGTAAAATCCGATATTGAACAGGCTATAAAAAATGGCGGCTCAAGCTCTATAGTTGTGCGTAACCCTGTTGAAGTTACTGCAATACCTAATGATAATATGCGTAAAGTTATCGCAAGCAGGTTATTACAGTCAAAACAGCATGTTCCGCATTTTTATTTAAGCGTTGATTGCGAGTTGGATAAACTGCTTGAGGTTAGAAAAGACCTGAATGATTCTGCTTATATTGATTCTGATAGCGGTAAACCGGTTTATAAATTATCGGTAAATGACCTGATAATTAAGGCTGTCGGTAAGGCTCTGAAAAAAGTACCACAGGCAAATGCCAGTTGGACAGATAGTGCAATCATGCAATATAACAATGTTGATGTGTCGGTAGCGGTAGCAACCGATGGCGGACTTATCACACCTATCATAAAAAATGCAGACCAAAAAAGCCTGCCTGTGATATCAAACCAAATGAAAGAACTTGCCGCAAGGGCTAGGAAGAACGCATTAAAGCCTGAAGAGTTTCAAGGCGGTGGATTCAGTATATCAAACCTTGGAATGTATGGAATAAAGAATTTTAGTGCCATCGTTAATCCGCCGCAAGGCTGTATATTGGCAGTTGGGGCAGGGGAGCAAAAAGCCGTGGTGAAAAACGGTATTATAGCTCCTGCTACGGTTATGTCAGTAACATTATCATGTGACCACAGAGTAGTAGATGGGGCGGTGGGGGCTGAGTTTTTAGCTGCCTTTAAGGATTTTATACAAAGACCTGTTACCATGCTTGTTTGATTTTTTGGAGTCATTGCGTGAAATTGTTTAGTAAAACTTTTGGATAAAAACAATTATGGTATTTTAACTTTTCAAGAGTTAGGATTGTCATCCCCGACTTGTTCGGGGATCTCTATAAATTAAAATGAGATCCCCCTATAATTTTCTACGAAAATTCGGGGGATGACAGCATTGTTAAAAAGTTAATTTACTTATAATGTTTATGGCAGAGTTTATTTGTACGAATTGCGGTTATCAGGGAAAAAGAAGGGCAATAAAACCCGGAAGCAGGGGAATGGAAATAATTTTGTGGGTGGTGTTTCTTATTCCCGGGCCATTTTATACTTTATGGAGAATGTTAGGAAAAAAGTGGAAATGCCCTCAATGCGAACAAATAAACACTATGTTTTCCGTTGGCAGTAAATTGGGTAAATTAAAGCTTGATGAAATAAATAGCGATATTTCAGATGAAAAATTAGCAAAAATTCCTAATATGTGGGAAGCAGATGTAAAAGAATATAACAAAAAACATGGAATTATAAATCAGCCCAAAACGATTATTAAAGAAAAATCCGATAAGGATCAGAAGTGGTAGAGATAAACAAAGACAATTTTAAAATGCGTCCTTTTAAAAGTTCTGATGCTCTTGCATTTGTTAACGGTTTGAACACCAAAACAATAGCAAGGGATACCACTATTGATTTGCCTTGTACTATGGACGCTGCAAATTGGTGGATATCGTTCATACAAAGTGCGGAGCAAAAAAAGCCTTTGCCTGAAAAACACTTTGTTATTGATGTTGACGGGGGGCTTGTCGGGTCGATAGGCATAATAAATATAGATAAACACAAAGGTGAGCTTGGTTACTGGCTGATAGATAAGCATTTTGGCAAGGGGATAATGACTAAAGCTATAAATGAAATGGTACGGTATTGCACAAAAGATATAGGTTTAAAAAGGATATTCGCCCCTGTTCTGCCTCATAATAAGGCTTCTGCGAGAGTTTTGGAAAAAAATGGTTTTGAATTAGAAGGAACGTTGAAAAAATATTTTAAAAAAGACGGAAATTATGTAGATGCACTGGCATATGCGTATGTAAAATAGTAGTTGAATAATAAAATATAACAGATGCTGAAACGAGTTCAGCATGACATAAATAAAGAAGGAGTAAGGTATGAATAAATTTGATGTTGTTGTAATAGGTGGTGGACCCGGTGGCTATGTTGCCGCTATACGTGCTGCCCAGCTTGGTTTAAAAACGGCGGTTGTTGAGGCGAATCATTTGGGCGGTATATGCCTTAATTGGGGGTGTATCCCGACAAAAGCATTGCTGCGTTCGGCTGAGGTTTTAAGGAATATTCAACATGCTGAAGATTTCGGGATTTCAGTAAAGAATGTAAGCTTTGATGTTAAGAAGATAGTAAAACGCTCAAGAGAAGTTGCGGCACAGTTATCGGGCGGAATCGGTCATTTGATGAAAAAGAACAAGATTGAGGTATTTGACGGATTCGGGAAGCTAAACGGTAAAGGCAGGGTTAAGGTAGAAAAAGACGGTAAGAAAATTGCCGATATAGAATCGCCTAATATAATTATCGCAACAGGTGCAAGGGCAAGGACTTTGACGGGTCTTGAAAGTGACGGTAAACAGGTGCTTACATATAAAGAAGCTATGATACCCGATGATGCACCCAAGTCCCTATTGGTTGTAGGCTCCGGTGCTATAGGAATAGAATTTGCCAGTTTCTATAATGCTTTGGGTGTTGATGTTACCGTAGTTGAAATGGCTGATAGGGTCATGCCCGTTGAAGATGCGGAAATATCTAAAATGGCTCGCAAGTCATTTGAAAAACAGGGAATGAAAATTCATACCAAAACTACCGTTCGGGAGTTGAAGAAATCTAAAGACGGTGTTACCGCCATTTTAGACAGCAACGGTAAGGAAACAAATATTAAAGTCGATAGGGTGATTACCGCTGTCGGAATTGTTCCCAACACTGAAGGTCTTGGCTTTGAAGGAACAAAAGTTAAATTTGACAGGGGGCATATTGTAACTAATCAGTGGTGTGAGACAGATGAGGCAGGTGTATATGCAATAGGTGATGTGGCATCAGCCCCATGGCTTGCACATAAGGCAAGTCATGAAGGTGTTGTGTGTGTAGAAAAAATTGCCGGATTAAACGGTGTTCACCCGATAAATAAAAATAATATCCCCGGCTGTACATACTGCCACCCACAGGTTGCGTCAGTGGGTCTAACCGAAGAAAAAGCCAAAGATGCAGG contains the following coding sequences:
- a CDS encoding cysteine methyltransferase, yielding MNFNQRCYDLLKKVPAGKVTTYKAIANALGTKAYRAVGNAMNKNENAPVIPCHRVVGVDGSLTGYAFGLDKKIQILKSEGVEVKNNKVVNLKDKLIEEF
- a CDS encoding pyruvate dehydrogenase complex dihydrolipoamide acetyltransferase, coding for MPIEITMPALSPTMEHGNLAKWVVKEGDKVEPGQVIAEIETDKATMEVEAVDEGVLGKILIKEGSQDVAVNEVIALLLEEGEDKKALDSYKTKKAEVKEEPEEEYDNDNETSDAPKKPTKQPQGGGGAGLTPPPVFVPSSSQESVAKSSDFKASPIAKRIAADAGINIKSLTGTGPKGRVVKSDIEQAIKNGGSSSIVVRNPVEVTAIPNDNMRKVIASRLLQSKQHVPHFYLSVDCELDKLLEVRKDLNDSAYIDSDSGKPVYKLSVNDLIIKAVGKALKKVPQANASWTDSAIMQYNNVDVSVAVATDGGLITPIIKNADQKSLPVISNQMKELAARARKNALKPEEFQGGGFSISNLGMYGIKNFSAIVNPPQGCILAVGAGEQKAVVKNGIIAPATVMSVTLSCDHRVVDGAVGAEFLAAFKDFIQRPVTMLV
- the lpdA gene encoding dihydrolipoyl dehydrogenase — translated: MNKFDVVVIGGGPGGYVAAIRAAQLGLKTAVVEANHLGGICLNWGCIPTKALLRSAEVLRNIQHAEDFGISVKNVSFDVKKIVKRSREVAAQLSGGIGHLMKKNKIEVFDGFGKLNGKGRVKVEKDGKKIADIESPNIIIATGARARTLTGLESDGKQVLTYKEAMIPDDAPKSLLVVGSGAIGIEFASFYNALGVDVTVVEMADRVMPVEDAEISKMARKSFEKQGMKIHTKTTVRELKKSKDGVTAILDSNGKETNIKVDRVITAVGIVPNTEGLGFEGTKVKFDRGHIVTNQWCETDEAGVYAIGDVASAPWLAHKASHEGVVCVEKIAGLNGVHPINKNNIPGCTYCHPQVASVGLTEEKAKDAGHEIKVGRFQFVGNGKAIALGEPEGLVKTIFDAKTGELLGAHLIGAEVTELINGFLVGKTMEATESDFMHTIFPHPTLSEMMHESVLDAFGKVVHM